A single region of the Pseudomonas granadensis genome encodes:
- a CDS encoding mechanosensitive ion channel family protein, whose product MFARFLALPSLLLVFLMTLLPLAPAHAVGLPGMLNTGKAQPVAEEPLGQSLDEVIKSLENDQQRAQLLSDLKKLRDATNKAQASPEEGVLGLIGGTLANFEKQFTGADSPLNRWGNEFDLAKDELRGLMLPTNQWLPIIFGFAMILMVWSLLAAALIWLGHRVRLRFGLTEELPQHPRALDMLRFALRKLGPWLIALVMTVYMSYALPSSLGKSLAMVLAYALVVGTCFSAICVIAFSLLDGPHRHRALYILRHQAFRPLWLIGSFAAFGEALSDPRLVASLGVHLAHTAATVANVLAALSTGLFILRFRRPIAHLIRNQPLSRRLTRRALSDTIEILGTFWYVPALVLVGISLFATFVSAGDTSTALRQSLICTVLLVLCMVINGLVRRHSLKPQRGPKRHALYSERLKNFFYTLAHLLVWLLFIELGLRVWGHSLIGFAEGDGHDVSVKLFSLIGTLIISWLIWILADTAVHHALTRSRKGLANARAQTMMPLIRNVLFVTIFIIALIVALANMGMNVTPLLAGAGVIGLAIGFGAQSLVADLITGLFIIIEDSLAIDDYVDVGGHLGTVEGLTIRTVRLRDIDGIVHTIPFSEIKSIKNYSREFGYAIFRVAVPYNMEIDDAIKLMRDVGQKMRTDPLQRRNIWSPLEIQGVESFESGSAILRARFKTAPIKQWEVSRAFNLSLKRHLDEAGLDLATPRMSVQVITAGGGQPKE is encoded by the coding sequence GTGTTCGCTCGTTTCCTTGCCTTACCCAGCCTGCTTCTCGTTTTTCTGATGACCCTGCTGCCGCTGGCACCCGCCCATGCGGTCGGTTTGCCCGGCATGCTTAACACCGGCAAAGCGCAGCCTGTCGCAGAGGAACCGCTCGGCCAGTCCCTCGACGAAGTCATCAAGTCTCTGGAAAACGACCAGCAGCGCGCGCAACTCTTGAGCGACCTGAAGAAACTGCGCGACGCCACCAACAAGGCCCAGGCCAGCCCCGAAGAAGGCGTGCTCGGTCTGATCGGCGGCACCCTCGCCAATTTCGAAAAACAATTCACCGGCGCCGACAGCCCGCTCAATCGCTGGGGCAATGAATTCGATCTGGCCAAGGACGAATTGCGCGGCCTGATGCTGCCGACCAATCAATGGCTGCCGATCATTTTCGGCTTCGCGATGATCCTGATGGTCTGGAGCCTGCTCGCCGCCGCGCTGATCTGGCTCGGCCACCGCGTGCGTCTGCGCTTCGGCCTCACCGAAGAACTGCCGCAACACCCACGCGCCCTCGACATGCTGCGCTTTGCCCTGCGCAAGCTCGGGCCGTGGCTGATCGCGTTGGTGATGACCGTGTACATGAGCTACGCGTTGCCCTCGTCTCTGGGCAAGAGTCTGGCGATGGTGCTGGCGTACGCGCTGGTGGTCGGCACCTGTTTTTCGGCGATCTGCGTGATCGCGTTCTCCCTGCTAGACGGCCCGCACCGCCATCGCGCGCTGTACATTTTGCGCCATCAGGCCTTCCGGCCGCTGTGGCTGATCGGCAGTTTCGCCGCGTTCGGTGAGGCCTTGAGCGACCCGCGTCTGGTCGCCAGCCTCGGCGTGCATCTGGCGCACACTGCCGCGACCGTGGCCAATGTGCTGGCGGCGCTGTCGACCGGTCTGTTCATCCTGCGTTTCCGCCGACCGATCGCACACCTGATCCGCAACCAGCCGCTGTCAAGGCGCCTGACCCGTCGCGCCCTCAGCGACACCATCGAAATCCTCGGTACCTTCTGGTACGTGCCGGCGCTGGTGCTGGTGGGTATTTCGCTGTTCGCCACCTTCGTCTCCGCCGGCGACACCAGCACGGCATTGCGCCAGTCGCTGATCTGCACGGTGCTGCTGGTGCTGTGCATGGTCATCAACGGCCTCGTCCGCCGTCATTCGCTGAAACCGCAACGCGGGCCGAAACGCCATGCGCTGTATTCGGAACGCCTGAAAAACTTTTTCTACACCCTCGCGCATTTGCTGGTGTGGCTGCTGTTCATCGAACTGGGCCTGCGAGTCTGGGGCCATTCGCTGATCGGTTTCGCCGAGGGCGACGGTCATGACGTCAGCGTCAAACTGTTCAGCCTGATCGGCACGCTGATCATTTCCTGGCTGATCTGGATTCTCGCCGACACCGCCGTGCACCACGCCCTCACCCGTTCACGCAAAGGCCTGGCCAACGCCCGCGCGCAGACGATGATGCCGCTGATCCGCAACGTGCTGTTCGTGACGATTTTCATCATCGCGCTGATCGTCGCCCTGGCGAACATGGGCATGAACGTCACGCCGCTGCTGGCCGGTGCCGGTGTCATCGGTCTGGCCATCGGTTTCGGTGCGCAGTCACTGGTCGCGGACCTGATCACCGGCCTGTTCATCATCATTGAAGACTCGCTGGCCATCGACGATTACGTCGACGTCGGCGGCCACCTCGGCACCGTCGAAGGCCTGACTATTCGCACCGTGCGCCTGCGCGATATCGACGGCATCGTCCACACCATTCCGTTCAGCGAAATCAAAAGCATCAAGAACTACTCGCGTGAGTTCGGCTACGCGATCTTCCGCGTGGCGGTGCCGTACAACATGGAAATCGACGACGCGATCAAACTGATGCGCGACGTCGGGCAGAAGATGCGTACCGATCCGCTGCAACGACGCAATATCTGGTCGCCGCTGGAAATCCAGGGCGTGGAAAGTTTCGAGTCGGGCAGTGCGATTTTGCGCGCACGCTTCAAGACTGCGCCGATCAAGCAGTGGGAAGTTTCCCGCGCGTTCAACCTGTCGCTCAAACGCCATCTCGACGAGGCCGGGCTCGACCTGGCAACGCCGCGCATGAGCGTGCAGGTGATCACCGCCGGTGGCGGCCAGCCGAAGGAATAG
- a CDS encoding HAD family hydrolase — translation MALAIFDLDETLIHGDCSSLWSEQMVRLGWVDGESFMQRDKELMDAYGRGHLAMEDYMAFSLEPLIGRTPEEIEHLVGPWVEDFIEPIIFSDATKTIAAHRKAGDRILVISASGTHLVRPIADRLGIDEILAIELEVAHGVYSGNTVGTLTYREGKITRLLEWLDAEEENLEGASFYSDSRNDLPLLLKVDFPHVVNPDPVLLEQAKTSGWPIHLWK, via the coding sequence ATGGCCCTGGCAATTTTTGATCTGGACGAAACGTTGATTCACGGCGACTGCTCCTCGCTCTGGAGCGAGCAAATGGTTCGCCTCGGCTGGGTCGATGGCGAATCGTTCATGCAGCGTGACAAGGAGCTGATGGACGCTTACGGGCGCGGACATCTGGCGATGGAAGACTATATGGCCTTCAGTCTTGAACCCTTGATTGGCCGTACCCCTGAGGAAATCGAGCACTTGGTTGGCCCGTGGGTGGAAGATTTCATTGAACCGATCATCTTCAGCGACGCGACCAAAACCATCGCCGCCCACCGTAAGGCCGGCGACCGGATTCTGGTGATTTCGGCGTCTGGCACGCACCTGGTGCGGCCGATCGCCGATCGCCTCGGCATCGACGAGATATTGGCCATCGAACTGGAAGTCGCTCATGGCGTTTACAGCGGCAACACTGTTGGCACCCTGACTTACCGCGAAGGCAAGATCACCCGCTTGCTGGAATGGCTGGATGCGGAAGAAGAGAACCTCGAAGGCGCGAGTTTCTATTCCGACTCGCGTAATGATCTGCCGTTGTTGCTGAAAGTGGATTTTCCGCATGTGGTCAACCCGGACCCGGTGCTGCTTGAGCAGGCAAAAACATCCGGTTGGCCAATCCATCTGTGGAAATAA
- a CDS encoding ABC transporter substrate-binding protein, producing the protein MKQLFLATLLGSTIALCTSAMAAGTDLKTLEAAAKAEGAVNSVGMPDDWANWKGTWEDLAKTYGLKHIDTDMSSAQEIAKFAAEKDNATADIGDVGAAFGPIAVKQGVVQPYKPSTWDQVPDWAKDKDGNWALAYTGTIAFIVNKKLLHGSEVPTKWADLKSGKYKVSIGDVSTAAQAANGVLAAALANGGDEKNIKPALLLFADIAKQGRLSMANPTIATMEKGEIEVGVVWDFNGLSYKAKMANPDDYVVLIPSDGSVISGYTTIINKYAKNPNAAKLTREYIFSDAGQTNLARGNARPIRAEHLQLPEDVKAKLLPNEQYKKVTPIKDADAWEKTSKSLPQVWNEEVIVEMK; encoded by the coding sequence ATGAAACAGCTTTTCCTGGCAACACTGTTAGGCTCGACCATTGCACTGTGCACCTCCGCCATGGCGGCCGGCACCGATCTGAAAACCCTCGAAGCCGCTGCCAAAGCGGAAGGCGCCGTCAACAGCGTCGGCATGCCGGATGACTGGGCCAACTGGAAAGGCACCTGGGAAGACCTGGCCAAGACCTATGGCCTGAAACACATCGACACCGACATGAGCTCGGCGCAGGAAATCGCCAAGTTCGCCGCCGAGAAAGACAATGCCACCGCCGACATCGGCGACGTCGGCGCGGCCTTCGGCCCGATCGCGGTCAAGCAAGGCGTGGTGCAACCGTACAAGCCAAGCACCTGGGATCAGGTTCCGGACTGGGCCAAGGACAAGGACGGCAACTGGGCGCTGGCCTACACCGGCACCATCGCCTTCATCGTCAACAAGAAACTGCTGCACGGCTCCGAAGTACCGACCAAATGGGCTGACCTGAAAAGTGGCAAATACAAGGTGTCCATCGGTGACGTGAGCACCGCCGCCCAAGCGGCCAACGGCGTACTCGCCGCTGCACTGGCCAACGGTGGCGACGAGAAGAACATCAAGCCGGCCCTGCTGCTGTTCGCCGACATCGCCAAGCAGGGTCGCCTGTCGATGGCCAACCCGACCATCGCCACCATGGAAAAAGGCGAGATTGAAGTCGGCGTGGTCTGGGACTTCAACGGCCTGAGCTACAAAGCCAAGATGGCCAACCCGGATGATTACGTGGTGCTGATCCCGTCCGACGGTTCGGTGATTTCCGGCTACACCACGATCATCAACAAGTACGCGAAAAACCCCAACGCCGCCAAGCTGACCCGCGAATACATCTTCAGCGACGCCGGCCAGACCAACCTCGCCCGCGGCAACGCCCGTCCGATCCGCGCCGAACACCTGCAACTGCCGGAAGACGTCAAAGCCAAACTGCTGCCGAACGAGCAGTACAAGAAGGTCACCCCGATCAAGGACGCCGATGCCTGGGAAAAGACCTCCAAATCCTTGCCGCAGGTGTGGAACGAGGAAGTCATCGTAGAGATGAAATAA
- a CDS encoding amidohydrolase yields MQLTRIAQAVLLSLIASHAGAATLDSSRQQIAEQAQKLEPELLETRRDLHAHPELGNTEKRTAELVAGQLKAMGLDVKTGVARTGVVAILKGALPGPTVALRADMDALPVKEVSDLPFASKAKGTYLDKEVDVMHACGHDAHTAILLSTAKILTGMRDTLPGTVVFYFQPAEEGPSDFIPDGKNTWGAKMMVQEGVMKSPKPDAVFGLHVWAGVPAGQIAYRPGPTLASSDDLRIKILGKQTHAGRPWDGIDPITVSAQTLVGLQTVVSRRTDISSYPSVVSIGTINGGTRYNIIPESVDMTGTLRSYDYGIRQKLHKDVRQTIEKIAESGGAKADVTIIEKYDPTINNPALTEKMLPTLKWAAKDDVVQGPLVGGAEDFSFFAKEAPGLFVFLGVTPRDQDMSKAAPNHNPGFFVDESALVVGVRTLASLATDYLYANAEVGK; encoded by the coding sequence ATGCAACTGACGCGCATTGCCCAGGCAGTTTTGCTCAGCCTGATCGCCAGCCACGCCGGCGCCGCCACCCTCGACAGCAGCCGCCAGCAGATCGCCGAACAGGCGCAAAAACTTGAGCCCGAACTGCTGGAAACCCGCCGCGACCTGCACGCCCACCCGGAACTCGGCAACACCGAAAAACGCACCGCCGAGCTGGTCGCGGGGCAGCTCAAAGCCATGGGCCTGGACGTGAAAACCGGCGTTGCCCGCACCGGCGTGGTCGCTATTCTCAAAGGCGCCCTGCCCGGCCCGACCGTGGCCCTGCGCGCTGACATGGACGCGCTGCCGGTCAAGGAAGTTTCCGACCTGCCGTTCGCCTCGAAAGCCAAAGGCACCTACCTCGACAAGGAAGTCGACGTCATGCACGCCTGCGGCCACGACGCCCACACGGCGATCCTGCTGAGCACGGCGAAAATCCTTACCGGCATGCGCGACACCCTGCCCGGCACCGTGGTGTTCTATTTCCAGCCCGCCGAAGAAGGCCCCAGCGACTTCATCCCCGACGGCAAAAACACCTGGGGCGCGAAAATGATGGTGCAGGAAGGCGTGATGAAATCACCCAAGCCCGACGCGGTGTTCGGCCTGCACGTCTGGGCCGGCGTCCCCGCCGGCCAGATCGCCTACCGCCCCGGCCCGACACTGGCCAGCTCCGACGACCTGCGCATCAAGATCCTCGGCAAACAAACCCACGCCGGCCGCCCCTGGGACGGCATCGACCCGATCACCGTCAGCGCCCAGACCCTGGTCGGCCTGCAAACCGTGGTCAGCCGCCGCACCGACATTTCCTCTTATCCATCCGTGGTCAGCATCGGCACCATCAACGGCGGCACCCGCTACAACATCATCCCCGAATCCGTCGACATGACCGGCACCCTCCGCTCCTACGACTACGGCATCCGCCAGAAACTGCACAAAGACGTCCGCCAGACCATCGAAAAAATCGCCGAAAGCGGCGGCGCCAAAGCCGACGTAACGATCATCGAAAAATACGACCCGACCATCAACAACCCGGCGCTCACCGAGAAAATGCTGCCAACCCTGAAATGGGCCGCCAAGGACGACGTCGTCCAAGGGCCGCTGGTGGGCGGCGCGGAAGACTTCTCCTTCTTCGCCAAGGAGGCGCCGGGCTTGTTTGTGTTTCTGGGCGTGACGCCACGAGATCAGGACATGAGCAAAGCCGCGCCGAATCATAATCCGGGGTTCTTTGTCGACGAGTCAGCGCTGGTGGTTGGAGTCAGGACACTGGCCTCGCTGGCGACGGATTATCTGTATGCGAATGCCGAGGTGGGCAAATGA
- a CDS encoding ABC transporter permease, with translation MTRGKWLAALCLVPFALFFIVFEIAPLVWVMINSLQSEDSGWGLANFSKIFGSKFYRQAIQYSLEISFWSSVFGILIAVLGAYSLRRVDSKLRNFVNAFANMTSNFAGVPLAFAFIILLGFNGSITIMLKQSGIIQDFNLYSKTGLIILYTYFQIPLGVLLLYPAFDALREDWRESAALLGANGWQFWRHIGLPVLTPALLGTFVILLANALGAYATVYALTTGNFNVLPIRIAAMVSGDISLDPNLASALAVVLVALMTIVTVVHQLLLKRSYHVSR, from the coding sequence ATGACTCGCGGCAAATGGCTGGCGGCGCTGTGTCTGGTGCCGTTCGCGCTGTTCTTCATCGTCTTCGAAATCGCCCCGCTTGTCTGGGTGATGATCAACAGCCTGCAATCGGAAGATTCCGGTTGGGGCCTGGCCAATTTCAGCAAAATTTTCGGATCGAAATTCTATCGACAGGCGATCCAGTACAGCCTTGAGATCAGCTTCTGGTCGAGCGTGTTTGGCATCCTGATCGCCGTCCTCGGTGCGTATTCGCTACGTCGGGTCGACTCGAAACTGCGCAACTTCGTCAACGCCTTCGCCAACATGACCAGCAACTTCGCCGGCGTGCCGCTGGCGTTCGCGTTCATCATCCTGCTCGGTTTCAACGGCAGCATCACGATCATGTTGAAACAGTCGGGGATCATCCAAGACTTCAACCTGTACTCGAAAACCGGCCTGATCATTCTCTACACCTACTTTCAGATTCCCCTCGGCGTGCTGTTGCTCTACCCGGCCTTTGACGCGCTGCGCGAAGACTGGCGCGAATCCGCCGCCCTGCTGGGTGCCAATGGCTGGCAATTCTGGCGGCACATCGGTTTGCCGGTGTTGACCCCAGCGTTGCTCGGCACGTTCGTGATTCTGCTGGCCAATGCCCTCGGCGCCTATGCCACGGTGTATGCGTTGACCACCGGCAACTTCAACGTGCTGCCGATCCGAATCGCGGCAATGGTTTCCGGAGATATCTCTCTCGACCCGAACCTGGCCAGCGCGCTGGCCGTGGTGCTGGTGGCGCTGATGACCATCGTCACCGTCGTGCATCAACTGCTGTTGAAGAGGAGCTACCATGTCTCGCGCTGA
- a CDS encoding zinc-binding dehydrogenase, whose translation MKALQGVDGQVAWVEEPSPTCDVGQVRIRVAAAGLNRADLLQKAGLYPPPPGASQVLGLECSGVISEVGAGSAWQVGDRVCALLAGGGMAEEVVVDGRHVLPVPESVSLIEAAALPEVYATVWLNVFQLAALKPGEKVLLHAGASGIGSAAIQLCKAFGNPCWVSVGSAERLKYCESLGAQGGVLRTDDLQSLRDFGPFDVILDPVGGNYSALNLKLVALDGRWVLIGLMGGREAKLDLAQVLAKRVQLLGSTLRSRSDQFKADLLSDLGQQVWPLFAEGRLRPQLAKAFAVKDAEAAFAELASNTVAGKLVLVIDESLS comes from the coding sequence GTGAAGGCATTGCAAGGCGTTGACGGTCAAGTGGCATGGGTTGAAGAGCCGAGTCCTACGTGCGATGTAGGACAAGTCCGTATTCGGGTGGCGGCAGCCGGCCTCAATCGCGCCGATTTATTACAAAAAGCGGGGCTGTATCCGCCTCCGCCGGGTGCCAGCCAAGTGCTCGGTCTAGAGTGTTCCGGGGTCATCAGCGAGGTCGGCGCGGGCAGCGCGTGGCAGGTTGGCGATCGGGTGTGCGCCTTGCTGGCCGGGGGCGGTATGGCTGAAGAGGTGGTTGTCGATGGGCGGCACGTGCTGCCGGTTCCCGAAAGCGTTTCGCTGATCGAAGCCGCCGCATTGCCCGAGGTTTATGCAACAGTCTGGCTGAATGTGTTTCAACTTGCGGCGCTCAAACCCGGTGAGAAAGTTCTCCTGCATGCCGGCGCCAGTGGAATCGGTTCAGCCGCCATTCAGTTGTGCAAGGCGTTTGGTAACCCGTGCTGGGTCAGCGTCGGTTCGGCCGAGCGTCTGAAGTACTGTGAGTCGTTGGGCGCGCAGGGCGGTGTGCTACGCACTGACGATCTGCAAAGTCTGCGCGATTTCGGTCCGTTCGATGTGATCCTCGATCCGGTCGGCGGCAACTATTCGGCGCTGAACCTGAAGCTGGTGGCGCTGGATGGGCGTTGGGTGCTGATCGGTCTGATGGGGGGCCGTGAGGCGAAGCTGGATCTGGCGCAGGTGCTGGCCAAGCGCGTGCAACTGCTCGGTTCGACATTGCGCAGTCGCAGTGATCAGTTCAAGGCAGATTTGCTCAGCGATCTCGGCCAGCAGGTGTGGCCGTTGTTTGCCGAAGGGCGGTTGCGTCCGCAATTGGCCAAGGCGTTTGCGGTGAAGGATGCCGAGGCGGCGTTTGCCGAGCTGGCGAGTAATACGGTGGCGGGCAAGTTGGTGTTGGTGATTGATGAAAGCCTGAGCTGA
- a CDS encoding ABC transporter permease, which produces MSRAESGPAGLYHRVVVYLLFAILLLPLAGTLVYSIASSWSATILPSGFTFKWYIQLWSDPRFLHAFGQSLLVCVGALVLSVVLILPLLFVVHYHFPKLDALMNILILLPFAVPPVVSSVGLLQLYGSGPMAMVGTPWILIGCYFTVALPFMYRAITNNLQAINLRDLMDAAQLLGASTFQAAILVVLPNLRKGLMVALLLSFSFLFGEFVFANILVGTRYETLQVYLNNMRNSSGHFTSALVISYFLFVLVLTWIANTLNKDKSE; this is translated from the coding sequence ATGTCTCGCGCTGAATCCGGCCCGGCCGGTCTCTACCACCGCGTCGTGGTGTACCTGTTGTTCGCGATCCTCTTGCTGCCGCTGGCCGGCACACTGGTGTATTCGATCGCCAGCAGTTGGTCGGCGACCATTCTGCCCAGCGGCTTTACCTTCAAGTGGTACATCCAGCTGTGGAGCGATCCGCGTTTCCTGCACGCCTTTGGCCAGTCGTTGCTGGTGTGCGTCGGTGCGCTGGTGCTGTCGGTGGTGCTGATCCTGCCGCTGCTGTTCGTGGTGCATTACCACTTCCCGAAACTCGATGCGCTGATGAACATCCTGATCCTGCTGCCCTTTGCGGTGCCGCCGGTGGTGTCCTCGGTGGGCCTGTTGCAGCTTTACGGCTCCGGGCCGATGGCGATGGTCGGCACGCCGTGGATTTTGATCGGCTGCTACTTCACCGTGGCGCTACCCTTCATGTACCGGGCGATCACCAACAACCTGCAAGCGATCAACCTGCGAGACCTGATGGACGCCGCACAATTGCTCGGCGCCAGTACCTTTCAAGCGGCAATCCTGGTGGTGCTGCCGAACCTGCGCAAAGGCCTGATGGTGGCGTTGCTGCTGTCGTTCTCGTTCCTGTTCGGTGAGTTCGTCTTCGCCAACATCCTCGTCGGCACACGCTACGAAACCCTGCAGGTGTACCTGAACAACATGCGCAACAGCAGCGGCCACTTCACCAGTGCGCTGGTGATCTCGTATTTCCTTTTCGTGCTGGTCCTGACCTGGATCGCCAACACCTTGAACAAGGACAAAAGCGAATGA
- a CDS encoding alkaline phosphatase family protein: MKHNVILVVLDGLNYEVARHAMGHLQAYAGAGRAALYRLECELPALSRPLYECILTGVPPIDSGIVHNNVSRLSSQRSIYHYARDAGLKTAAAAYHWVSELYNRSPFVAARDRHTDDPSLPIQHGHFYWNDHYPDSHLFADAENLRLRHAPNFLLVHPMNIDDAGHKHGLDSSQYRNSARSADIVLADYLQGWLDAGYQVLVTADHGMNNDRSHNGLLPEERQVPLFVLGDAFSLNANAAPRQTEICGTVCELLGVPHDKPVCRELLK, from the coding sequence ATGAAGCACAACGTCATCCTTGTCGTGCTCGACGGCCTCAACTACGAGGTTGCGCGTCACGCCATGGGGCATCTGCAGGCTTATGCTGGCGCAGGACGCGCCGCGCTCTATCGACTGGAGTGCGAACTGCCGGCCCTGTCCCGACCGCTTTACGAATGCATTCTCACCGGCGTGCCGCCGATCGACAGCGGCATCGTTCACAACAACGTCTCGCGCCTGTCCAGTCAGCGCAGCATTTATCACTACGCACGCGATGCCGGGTTGAAAACCGCGGCGGCGGCCTATCACTGGGTCAGTGAGCTGTACAACCGCTCACCTTTCGTCGCGGCGCGTGATCGACACACCGACGATCCGTCCCTGCCGATCCAGCACGGGCATTTCTACTGGAACGACCACTACCCGGATTCGCACCTGTTCGCCGACGCGGAAAACCTGCGCCTGCGCCACGCGCCGAATTTCCTGCTGGTCCACCCGATGAACATTGACGATGCCGGGCACAAGCACGGCCTCGACAGCTCGCAATATCGCAACAGCGCGCGCTCGGCCGACATCGTTCTCGCCGATTACCTGCAAGGCTGGCTCGACGCCGGCTATCAAGTGCTGGTGACCGCCGACCACGGCATGAACAACGACCGCTCGCACAACGGCCTGCTGCCGGAAGAGCGCCAGGTGCCGCTGTTCGTCCTCGGCGATGCCTTCAGCCTGAACGCGAACGCTGCCCCCAGGCAGACCGAAATCTGCGGCACTGTCTGCGAACTGCTCGGCGTGCCCCACGATAAACCTGTGTGCCGGGAGCTGCTCAAGTGA
- a CDS encoding UTRA domain-containing protein: protein MRDEATKAVTAIGQVLQEQLDHGLLAAGSKLPAERKLSELFGTTRITVREALLQLEAQGQIYREERRGWFVSPPRLAYNLMQRSHFHAMVSAQGRVASTEVISARLQPASAAVCAWLQLPALSSVIQICRSRRIDGRLVLYVEHYLNPQFFPGILEFDLNQSMTELYARHFDLHYGRVRFEIVPTSLSVDAAAALRVSVGSPGLRIARVNYDQHERLIDCDLEFWRHDAIHVGVDVI, encoded by the coding sequence ATGCGTGATGAGGCAACAAAAGCGGTGACAGCGATTGGCCAAGTGTTGCAGGAGCAACTCGATCACGGCTTGCTGGCGGCGGGCAGCAAGTTGCCGGCCGAGCGCAAGCTCAGTGAGTTGTTCGGCACGACGCGGATTACCGTGCGCGAGGCGTTGTTGCAGCTGGAAGCGCAGGGGCAGATATATCGCGAGGAGCGCCGTGGCTGGTTCGTCTCGCCGCCGCGTCTGGCGTACAACCTGATGCAGCGCAGTCACTTTCACGCGATGGTCAGTGCGCAGGGGCGGGTGGCGTCGACCGAGGTGATTTCGGCACGTTTGCAGCCGGCGTCGGCGGCGGTGTGTGCGTGGTTGCAGTTGCCGGCGCTGTCGAGCGTGATTCAGATTTGCCGGTCGCGGCGCATTGATGGGCGATTGGTGTTGTATGTGGAGCACTATTTGAATCCGCAGTTTTTTCCGGGGATTCTCGAGTTCGATCTGAATCAGTCGATGACCGAGTTGTATGCGCGGCATTTTGATTTGCACTACGGGCGGGTGCGCTTCGAGATTGTGCCGACGTCATTGTCGGTGGATGCGGCGGCCGCTTTAAGGGTTTCGGTGGGGAGTCCGGGGTTGCGGATTGCTCGGGTCAATTATGATCAGCATGAGCGGTTGATTGATTGTGATCTGGAGTTTTGGCGGCATGATGCGATTCACGTTGGGGTTGATGTGATTTGA
- a CDS encoding ABC transporter ATP-binding protein codes for MSYVSVQHLQKNYAGTTVFSDINCEINKGEFVTLLGPSGCGKSTLLRCIAGLTPVDGGQILLDGVDIVPLSPQKRGIGMVFQSYALFPNMTVEQNVAFGLRMQKVNSDDSHKRVSEVLKLVELHDFASRYPHQLSGGQCQRVALARSLVTRPRLLLLDEPLSALDARIRKHLREQIRQIQRELGLTTIFVTHDQEEALTMSDRIFLMNQGKIVQSGDAETLYTAPVDAFAAGFIGNYNLLDAEDASKLLQRPINHRVAIRPEAIELSLNGEPDAQIRSHSLLGNVIRYRVEARGVELVVDVLNRSAADLLPDGQRLALSIDPTALCQVA; via the coding sequence ATGAGCTATGTCAGCGTCCAACACCTGCAGAAAAACTACGCGGGCACCACCGTGTTCAGCGACATCAACTGCGAGATCAACAAGGGTGAGTTCGTTACCTTGCTCGGCCCGTCCGGGTGCGGCAAGTCGACCCTGTTGCGTTGCATCGCCGGGCTGACACCGGTGGATGGCGGGCAGATCCTTCTCGACGGTGTCGACATCGTCCCGTTGAGCCCGCAGAAACGCGGCATCGGCATGGTGTTCCAGAGCTATGCGCTGTTTCCCAACATGACCGTCGAGCAGAACGTTGCCTTCGGTTTGCGCATGCAGAAGGTCAATAGCGACGACAGCCATAAACGCGTTTCCGAGGTGTTGAAACTGGTTGAACTGCACGACTTTGCCAGTCGCTACCCGCATCAGCTCTCAGGCGGCCAATGCCAGCGCGTCGCCCTCGCCCGCTCGTTGGTCACCCGTCCGCGTTTGTTGTTGCTCGATGAGCCGTTGTCGGCCCTCGATGCACGGATTCGCAAACACCTGCGCGAGCAGATCCGACAGATCCAGCGCGAACTCGGCCTGACCACGATTTTCGTCACCCACGATCAGGAAGAAGCGCTGACCATGTCGGATCGAATCTTCCTGATGAATCAGGGCAAGATCGTCCAGAGCGGCGACGCTGAAACCCTCTACACCGCACCGGTCGATGCATTCGCCGCCGGCTTCATCGGCAATTACAACCTGCTCGATGCCGAGGACGCCTCGAAGCTGCTGCAACGGCCGATCAACCACCGCGTCGCGATCCGCCCGGAAGCCATCGAACTGAGCCTCAACGGCGAACCCGACGCGCAGATCCGCAGCCACAGCCTGCTGGGCAATGTCATTCGCTATCGCGTCGAAGCGCGCGGCGTGGAACTGGTGGTGGATGTGCTCAACCGCTCGGCGGCCGATCTGCTTCCCGATGGTCAGCGCCTGGCACTTTCCATCGATCCGACCGCCCTGTGCCAAGTAGCTTAG